Genomic DNA from Halomonas sp. BDJS001:
TCGTATTAGTGGCACTTTGCCGATCAGCTCGAACGGCGGTGGCCACTGCCGCCGCCATGGGTGGAGAGGCGAGCCCCGTACTTGATCCTGCTAACATCACCGCACTAGCGAGCAGCAGGGGAGAAGGGGCTGTTGCGATACCCATCATGCCTATCGCTGCGACCAGGGCCGCGCCCACGGCAACGGCGCGAGCGCCAATTCGTTCGGTAAGAAACGCCGATAGAACGATGGCTATGCAGTAGCCTAGGAAAGACCCGCCGGATATTAAACCGCTCAAAGTGGGAGATAGGGAAAGGTCAGCGTCAATTTGCGGCAGAAACAGCCCAAAGGCGAAACGAGCAAAGCCGTAGCAAACGGCGATGAGACCAAAACCCGTTGCACCCAGATATAAGCTGGGACTCATGATCTTGCCTGCTGGATAAGTACCGAAGCAGCGTTACGCGCTGATGTTATCGATTCAGCACCGCGATAGACGGCAGCCGCCGTCGCGCCTTCGAACAGAATAAGAATTTGTTCGGCCAGTTCAGGATTATGTTTGCCGCCGGCCTCTATGAATATGATTTCCTGTATCTTTTCATAAAGCCATGATTTGTGTGCCATGACGGCTTCTGTGACTTCGGGTGTATCACCGCCGGTTTCTCCGTAAGCGCGCAGGAAAAGGCAACCTCTGCAGCTTTCCGTCTGCACCCACTTCTCTAAAGCGCCAAAGAGAGCATCGACGCTATTTACTTCGATGCTTTGCTGAAAACGTAGATGCCTTGCTCCCAGGACTTCAGTAATCAGCGCTGTTTTGCTCCCAGCGTGTTTATAGAGTGTGCGACTCGACATACTGGCGGCCTGGGTTAGCCGGTCCATACCTGTGGCGGTAAAGCCGTGGCGGTCGAAAAGATGTTCTGCAGCAGAGATTAGCTTCGTTTTAGTATCCATTCGTAAAGTGTAAAACGATCATTTTACATCGTCAAGTAGGATGCATATCACCTAGACGATAAGCTATACCTCCAAAAAGAGCTGAGGTTACTTTCACTCGTGCGGCTATCATTCAACCTCCAAAGCTGATACATGCCACCACTGTCTCACCCCACTACAGGCAATCTTTATTATACGAAAAGGCGTTTCGATCGGATTAGGCAAGGATTGGAGAGGATTTTGCCTATTGCTCTCATTACATTGCATCTATCATATGTTCATAAGGTGGCAAGCTGAGTAGCAAATCTCATTATTATTTTTTGCCAAACTAGGCATAAGATGAAAACCATTCAGACGTTAAACGCGGTTTTATTCTTGGCAGTAATGCTTGATTCTAGCGTATCGCTTGTCGAGTGAGTCTTTAAGTAAGAAAAAACTACTCCTCTCCCAACAGAAAAATTAAATCAGACCAGTATAAAACAAGTAGTGCCCGGCATTCTCCCTCCCCTCAAGATATTTCTATTTGATCAATGATGCTAATTATTTGTAGTTATTTTTCTGTGCGGTGATAAGGCCGCCCTCAATACTGGTTCCCATCACTGCATCGTGACAGCGGAAATTCTCACAAATAGAGCGCTTGATCGGATTAGGCAATAAATTGGCAGTATTATGCATTTTGATTCTGGGTTTTTGATCCTATCATGTATGTGTATGTTGTTTGTCACTCCCGGCTTGTTGCTATATAGCCGCTGAAGTTAAACAACCACTTTTAAGCACAAGGAGTTAATTATGAAAATGTTAAACGCAGCTTTAATTATTGCATTAACGCTTACTTCTGGCGCTGCACTGGCAGAACGAGGCTCAGGTGAAGATAACCGGATTATTTCACCTGAATCGACTTCTACCCAGCATGACGGTGATATTCGGAATATTCCACCGTCTGAAGTACTTGCGAGCAATTCCTAAACGACGTTGGGTACATGGTTCTAATGCCGGGCGGGTCTTGGTTTAGAGATGTCCAGCTTAAAGGAGCCAATTCAGCGACCATTTAATACTCTTGATCATTTTATCGAGACTATTGATCACCAATCGTACGGTGATGGCAGGCAAAATGCCTATCACCGAACAACATAAATTGTCGGATTAACCACTGCTAATCAAAAGGAATTTCAATCATGAAAATGTTAAATGCAGCTTTAATCATTGCATTAACCCTTACTTCTGGCGTTGCACTTGCAGAACGAGGATCAGGCGAAGATAACCGGATTCTTTCCCCTGAATCGACTGCTACGCAGCATGACAGTGATATTCGAAACGTATCACCTTCGGAAGTACTTGCTAGCAATTCCTAAACGACGCTGAGTCCATGGAAGACGCTTAGTAATATCGGGTGGGTCTATGCTTTAGTCCCGCCCAACAATATTACCAACGAAATTTATTCAAACGCCTTGTTTATTAGTTGTAAATAAGCGGTAGCTATGAAAGGAGCCAATCATGAAAATTTTAAACGCAGCATTCATTATCGCATTAACCCTTACTTCAGGTGTAGCTCTCGCAGAGCGAGGTTCGGCGGAAGGTAATAGCGTTATTTCGCCTGAGTCAGCGGCTGCACAGTACGCCAGTGAAACACGGCACTTTTCTCCCTCTGATTTGACAGAGCGAAATCCTTAATGTTGTTGGATATGTGGAGACAGTGACGAAAGTTGGCCAGGTTTTAGTTACTTGAATCTGGTCAACATCGTGCATATTTAAGGCATATCAAAATTACTTGCACTGCCGAGGACTAGATAACTGCTTTTCAATAAATAAGATCGTCTTAAATTTTCAAGTTTATTTATAATATCGCTGTTCATAATTCTGAATGCTCAAATGCGTGCAGGGATATGGAACGTGACCTCTAACCGCTACCGAAATATGACAATTTATTGGGGAGTCCACTTGTCGGGGGGGCTATTGTCCGCTAAATGTGAGGATGATGGCGTTCTTAGCTGGTTCTCGGCACAAATGCTAAGTGATAGGAATGCACCTGTCCTTGATAGGAATTGCATAGCCTGACGTGCAGGAAATCAACAGTATCAATAGGGAAGTATATGTCAATTTAAGCGTTTTCTTCGAAGAGTTAGGCTGCCGTTGAGCATTCAGTTGGCTGCGGTGCCTAGCTTGAGTCGTGATGTGTAGATATCTATAAGGATAGGGGGCTTCCAATGGATGACGACCGCATTAAGAACAAGCCCGTGTCAGAAGGGCGCCGCCGCTTCCTTATAGGGTCTGCTCATACGGGTGCCGCAGCACTTCTTTTAGGTGGTGGCGGAGGAGTGGCAACGGCGAAGGCGGGCACTGCATCAACATCTGAGCAAGTTCAGCCGGATATACGTGCAACGATACCTACAGAATTAAACGTCAACGGTATGAGTCACCGAGCTGATCTCGATAGCCGTATGACACTGCTTGATGCTCTTCGCGAAAAATTTGGCCTTACAGGGGCCAAAAAAGGGTGTGACCATGGGCAGTGCGGTGCCTGCACGGTGCTGATAGACGGTCGGCGCGAGCTCTCATGCCTAACGCTATCGGTTGCTGCCCAAGGGCGTGAGGTCGTTACGATTGAGGGGCTTGCCGAAAATGATGGACGGCTTCATCCCATGCAGCAGGCATTTATCGACCATGATGCTTTGCAGTGTGGGTATTGCACCCCTGGTCAGATACTTTCAGCCGTGAGCTGTGTTCGAGAAGGGCACGCTGGGAGCTCTGAGGAAATCCGGGAGTATATGAGCGGCAATATCTGCCGGTGTGCGGCCTACACTAATATCGTGGCTGCTGTGGCTCAGGTCAGCCAGCAGATGGGAGAATAATTGTGCAACCTTTTCATTACTCCCGCCCTTCATCGTTAGGCGATGCGCTAATGCAATGGCAAGGCAGTGTCGCGAACTCATCGGATACGACGTCAGCCGCATTTTTAGCAGGCGGCACAACGCTTGTCGATTTAATGAAACTTGAGGTTATTCAGCCCCAACGTATCATCGACTTGAGGGCGCTGTCTGCAACATATGAAGCTATTCGTGTGGACGACTCAAGTCTGCGCTTAGGTGCATTTGCCAAGATGGCCGATGTGGCAGGGCATCGCGATGTTTTGAACAACTTTCCAGTGATTGCCCAGAGCTTGTCCCTGGCTGCCAGCGCCCAATTACGCAACATGGCGACACTTGGTGGCAACGTGCTTCAAAAAACGCGCTGTGCTTATTATCGCGATCCTAGCTGGGAGGCTTGCAACAAACGAGCCCCAGGGAGCGGCTGCGCAGCACTAGAGGGGGCCAATCGACAGCATGCCATCCTAGGCACAAGTGAACACTGTATTGCGACCTACCATGGCGATTTTGGACAAGCGTTAATAGCACTGGATGCATCCGTCGTGCTGTCTGGTCCAAACGGTGTACGTGCTATCCCATTTGCTTCCTTGCACCGCCAGCCAGCCAATACCCCTCATACAGAGACGAATCTTCAGCTTGGTGAAATCATCACTGAATTTATCGTGCCGATATTGCCTTGGGCGCGTCGCTCGCTGTACTTGAAAATACGTGATCGTCAATCCTATGAATTCGCTGTTGCTTCTGCTGCTGTGGCCATGGAATTGGAGGGCGGCATCGTCCGCGATGTGCGAATAGCCTTAGGCGGTGTGGCCACGGCGCCGTGGCGAGCACGGGAAGCCGAAGATAGGTTGCGAGGCCATACAATAGATGAGGCAAGGGCAGCGGAAGCCGCACACATTGCTTTTGTTAATGCTGTTCCTCAATCACATAACGCCTTCAAAGTACCCCTTGGTCAGTCGACCCTGGTGCGTGCGCTGCTGGATGTCGCTTCAATGGAGGTGAGCAATGGCTAATGCAACGGGTCAATACTCGCAAGAGATTCTTGCTCAGTCAGCCACTCGCTATGAGGCGCGCGAAAAGGTAACCGGCGTCGCGAAATATGCCAGTGACGTCAATCTGGCTAATACTGCACACGCCTACTTACTAACCAGCAAAGTAGGGCGGGGAACGATTCAGTCGTTTGACCTTAACGTGGCTCGGTCAATCCCAGGGGTCATTGATATATTGACCTATGAAACGCTGGGTGATGCAGTGCGGCAAACGCTGGCGATTCTGGAAGGTGGCTATATGGCAGACTCCTTCCGGCCGCTGGGCTCCGCTCAGGTCGCCTATTGGGGACAGCCAATCGCCCTGGTGGTCGCTGAAACCTATGAGACTGCTCGCGAGGCAGCTCACCAAATCGCTGTTTCCTACAGTGAAACTCAGTTACCAGCGTCTACTTTTGAAGCCAAAGAGGCAGAGAGCGTAGCGTTGGAGCCCATGACGGTTAGCGTTGGCGATTTTGCCACAGCGTATGCAAAGGCTCCTATCAAAATTGGTGCGCGCTACTCAACACCTACGCAGCATCACAATGCGATGGAGCTTTTTGCAACCCAATGTGTATGGGAAGGTGAATACTTAACGGTGTATGAGCCAAGCCAGTATGTTAACAATCTCAAATTTGGTTTGGCGGAGCAGCTTGGAATACCGGCTAGATTTATTCGAGTCATCAATCCTTATGTAGGGGGCGCGTTTGGCGCGAAAGGATTTCTGACCCATCGCACGGCATTAGTGGCGATTGCCGCCCGTCGAACAGGGCGTCCTGTTAAGCTCGTTGCGACCCGAGAACACGGTTTTTCTGTCTCGGCTTATCGGGCAGAAACGCGCCATCAAGTGCAGCTTGCAGCTAATCGAGATGGCCGATTGGTTGCCCACCGGCATGAAGGCTGGGAAGTGACCTCGCGGTCAGATATGTTCGCTCTCGGTGCCAATGGTATGACGACGAGGCTCTACGCTTGTCCTAATATCGAGGGGCGTGTCAATGCTGTTCGAGTCGATCGTTCCACACCAGGCTTTATGCGGGCACCTGGTGAGGTTCCTTATGGGTTTGCTCTAGAGTGTGCGTTAGATGAGCTGGCCTACTCTTTGGACATGGATCCCATAGAGCTCCGACGCGTTAATGATACGGATATTGAGCCTATTGGTGGGCGGCCTTATACCAGCCGGTCACTAATGCGCTGTTTTGATGAAGCGAGCACCCGCTTTGGGTGGGAGCAGCGTACCCCCGCACCAAGGTCAATGCGTGAGGGGGATTGGCTAATTGGCTGGGGGTGTGCTGCTGCTTTCTACCCTGTTCAAGTGGGGAACACAGCCGCACGTGTTCGATTGTCCGCTGATGGTCGTGTCCATGTAGCAAGCGCTAGCCATGAGTTGGGTCAAGGTGCTTATACAATGATGGCGCAGGTCGCAGCTGACCAATTGGGTGTGCCCTTGGAGCAAGTCACCGTCGTTTTGGGAGATACTGAATTACCCCCTGCGGTGGTGGCAGGCGGGTCGGCATCGGCGGGTAGTCTCGCGCCTGCGATCATGGCGGCCTGTGATGCAATTCGTAAGCGCCTGGGTATCAATGATGCGCCTGGCGAGGATGTGATAGCTGCACTAGAAGCGTCAGGGTTAGGGATGGTGGAAGAGTTCGCTGAGACACGCGCGCCAGGTGCGTCACCAGAGAGTATTAAAGGGCTTTATCGTGGAATGGCCTTCCCTATGGGCGGCGTAAACCTTCCTGATCGG
This window encodes:
- a CDS encoding FAD binding domain-containing protein: MQPFHYSRPSSLGDALMQWQGSVANSSDTTSAAFLAGGTTLVDLMKLEVIQPQRIIDLRALSATYEAIRVDDSSLRLGAFAKMADVAGHRDVLNNFPVIAQSLSLAASAQLRNMATLGGNVLQKTRCAYYRDPSWEACNKRAPGSGCAALEGANRQHAILGTSEHCIATYHGDFGQALIALDASVVLSGPNGVRAIPFASLHRQPANTPHTETNLQLGEIITEFIVPILPWARRSLYLKIRDRQSYEFAVASAAVAMELEGGIVRDVRIALGGVATAPWRAREAEDRLRGHTIDEARAAEAAHIAFVNAVPQSHNAFKVPLGQSTLVRALLDVASMEVSNG
- a CDS encoding xanthine dehydrogenase family protein molybdopterin-binding subunit, which gives rise to MANATGQYSQEILAQSATRYEAREKVTGVAKYASDVNLANTAHAYLLTSKVGRGTIQSFDLNVARSIPGVIDILTYETLGDAVRQTLAILEGGYMADSFRPLGSAQVAYWGQPIALVVAETYETAREAAHQIAVSYSETQLPASTFEAKEAESVALEPMTVSVGDFATAYAKAPIKIGARYSTPTQHHNAMELFATQCVWEGEYLTVYEPSQYVNNLKFGLAEQLGIPARFIRVINPYVGGAFGAKGFLTHRTALVAIAARRTGRPVKLVATREHGFSVSAYRAETRHQVQLAANRDGRLVAHRHEGWEVTSRSDMFALGANGMTTRLYACPNIEGRVNAVRVDRSTPGFMRAPGEVPYGFALECALDELAYSLDMDPIELRRVNDTDIEPIGGRPYTSRSLMRCFDEASTRFGWEQRTPAPRSMREGDWLIGWGCAAAFYPVQVGNTAARVRLSADGRVHVASASHELGQGAYTMMAQVAADQLGVPLEQVTVVLGDTELPPAVVAGGSASAGSLAPAIMAACDAIRKRLGINDAPGEDVIAALEASGLGMVEEFAETRAPGASPESIKGLYRGMAFPMGGVNLPDRVQFAFGAQFVEVRVHARTHEIRVARAVGAFAAGRIISPRMAHGQLIGGMIWGISSALHEQTELDERNGSYINANLAEYLLPVNADIIDVQAIMVPEEDHLVNAAGVKGVGEVSVVGMAAAVANAVYHATGRRLRDLPLRIDNLV
- a CDS encoding TetR/AcrR family transcriptional regulator; translated protein: MDTKTKLISAAEHLFDRHGFTATGMDRLTQAASMSSRTLYKHAGSKTALITEVLGARHLRFQQSIEVNSVDALFGALEKWVQTESCRGCLFLRAYGETGGDTPEVTEAVMAHKSWLYEKIQEIIFIEAGGKHNPELAEQILILFEGATAAAVYRGAESITSARNAASVLIQQARS
- a CDS encoding (2Fe-2S)-binding protein — protein: MDDDRIKNKPVSEGRRRFLIGSAHTGAAALLLGGGGGVATAKAGTASTSEQVQPDIRATIPTELNVNGMSHRADLDSRMTLLDALREKFGLTGAKKGCDHGQCGACTVLIDGRRELSCLTLSVAAQGREVVTIEGLAENDGRLHPMQQAFIDHDALQCGYCTPGQILSAVSCVREGHAGSSEEIREYMSGNICRCAAYTNIVAAVAQVSQQMGE